Below is a genomic region from Neoarius graeffei isolate fNeoGra1 chromosome 12, fNeoGra1.pri, whole genome shotgun sequence.
AGCAGTAGTCCTGTGTGGTCGCTGTCAGCCTCCTCAAGCTGCAAGCGGAAGAGTCGTCTTTGGAGAGATTTTGCACGGATAGAACAGGCCACTTTTGTTGCTACGTCCATGATCTCTTTCATGTTCAACATTTTCGCACACAACGCTTGTTGGTGTATGATACAATGGTAACTTAGAAAGTCAGGAAACGCTTCATCCTCTCGGCATTTGGCAACAAATCCATTACGCCTGCCTGTCATGGCTGGCGCCCCGTCCGTGGTGATAGACACCAACTTGCACACTGGAATCTTAGTCTTGTCGATAAAGTTTTTGAATATCTGAAAAATGTCCTCCCCCCGTGTGTGTGCGTTCATATGCAGAACTGCTAAAAGTTCCTCTTTTGCAGTCATATCATGAACCATCCGAATAAAAATGCACAACTGGGCTTTGTCTGTGATGTCGGTAGATTCGTCCATCTGTAACGAGAAGCACTCGCAACAGTCAATGTCCTTAGCAAGCTGCTGTACTAAGTTGTCGCCCATCATTTCGCATCGCCTGGTCACTGTATTTCCTGTCAATTGAACAGCTTTGACTGCAGACATTATTTCCGTTTtgtttttaaagtctttaaacaACGCATCTGATGCCTCGATGAAGGCTTCCTTCACCATAACTCCATCCTGGAAACACTTTTTGTGCCTAATGATCGTGCGACTCACCCGGAACGATGCCTCTGTGGCGGCCTTGGCTTTCGACGTTGGCCGAGTGAAAAGAGACTGCTGTCCAAGAAGCTGAGACTTCAACTCCCTCACCTTTCTCTTTCTCAATTCAGTGCTTGGAGGAAAGTCAGTATCAAAGGTTCGATGAACCATTCGAAAATGTCTCTCTACGTTCCCTTTCTTTGGAAGTGCAATGCTGGATTGACAGATCAGACAGACACACTTCGAGTGTGACATCGTGAACAAGAAGTCCTCTTCCCATTCTTGATGGAAATGGTAAGTCtttgatttttttatttgtttatctcCCTCATTCATTTCCGAATCATTTTTTGTAGGCTACTACACAGCGAATCGAGCTACAGCGAAAACGAAAATGCAGTGGTAAAAGGAAAGCAAGCAACAACTGGCGCTTGTCTGTAGTAGGCTATGAGATATGTTATGGTTGTTATGGTAATGGTGTAACAAACTTTTTAGCAGCCAGCAGACTGGCCTGTCTACACGTCAATTAGCGGGCACATTATAATATCATTATGTGATAGGATGAATTGCTTTTCTGAAAacgcgcgttttttttttttttccgttttttttcttgCGGAGTTCTGTGAGCTACTCTCATTGGCCCTGCgatcgaccagtcgatcgcgatcgacgtatTGGGCACCcctgttctaaagggttcacaaactttcaagcaacattaTACCTTCATGGGCATATTCTAGGATGACAATGCCAGGATTCATcaggctcaaattgtgaaagagtggctcAGGAAGCAtgtggaatcattttcacacatgaattggccaccacaagagtcctgaccttaaccacaAATaatgtctttgggatgtgctaaaTAGACTTTATGGCATGGTTCGACTCAACCCCATCATCAAAACAAGATCTTgatgaaaaattaatgcaactctggatggaaataaatattGTGGCATTGGATAAGGCTGTCAAaacaatgccacagtgaatgTGTGCTGTGATCAAAGCTAAATATGGTCCAACAATATATAGGTTAGATATTCGCATTCCCATCATTTACTTGGAACCTAGGTAAATGGCAGAAATGAGCACGTAGCCCTAATGCCAAGTAACTGATTCAAATTTAATTTTATAAAAGACACAAATTATTAGCTTTTCTTTCTTTTGGTCTCTTCCTTTtggggggctatttctcattattCTCCCAGTTTAAGGCGCATCCAATGCCCTTTTGCACAGGAGCTACCAATAAAGTAAAATGAGGGCTAACACAAGGCTTCCTTCTAATATGTGACACCATAACATCTTTCCAACCTGCTGCTTCATGCTGTGCGATATGACACTTTGAGGAGAGCAATAACTGCCCTCTTGCATATACAGAAAATTAATAGATggccatgattggctagtgtcacttaGAATAAGGGTCTCCCAGTTACAGATTGCTGGAAAGTCTGGCTCTCCAGATGATGGAGTGAACACAGTGTCTTGTAATGCCTCAGAAATTGGTCTTCTGTTATTCAATCCAGCCACCAACATGTTTACATAAAGAGCTAAAGATCATAGGCCATTACTGACTTCACCCACCTCTAACCCCACAAACTATCAACTTTCCAGTTTTCTTCCATTTCCCCACCAAAAGTACATGGCATTTTAGGCCTCTAACATTCATTATTCTACCCAAGAGTAGTTTGATACTCTAGGGTGCAACCTGATGACATACTTCTATAGAGTAAATATTTTTGTTTTGTCAAACATAGGAGAATTAAATACATCAGAGAGCTTTTAAAAACATCCCAAAGCATAATCATTAATGTATTAATTATTCATTCACTCTCTTATAGCCATTTATGGCACATGCATCATGCAGCTGGAAAACAAGTGTCCTCTAAGGGAAGACAATGATGATACACTGGAGACTGGAGCCATGGTGCTCTTTCAAACTTATTAATCGTTAAAAGAGTAGCACAGAAGAGGAAAGTGTACCATGACTCAGGGTTGCATGGGATATTTGTGTATGGCTATGCTGAATATTCATGCATCAGGACATCATGTTCCTTGGGTTTTGCTTGTTTAAAGATTTGAAGTGTATGTATAAATAATCTTAAAGTTATTGTTCTGTAGTTCCCAAGTTCTTGTCCACAGAGTCTTAATACACCCTAGTTTATGGCCCAGGAGACAGTGTATTTTTCATAACTATGACAGGATAACACACATGATAGACAGTTAATGGATAAATAATTCATGAATGTAGTAATGAGGGCACAAGGGAAGTGCTGGGGTTTGGGAGATTGCTAATGCACCTATACCCATGAGCTTTGGCCTATCCATCAGTGTTTTCTTAATCTTGCTGCTTTAACTGGGCAGTCTGCAGTCGTTAATTGGAAGGTTTTTGAGTTCAAATCACAGGGTTGTCAGAAAGACACAGCTTTGTTATTGAGCAAGGACCTTGACTTTCACTCATGGCTGCCCCTTCACTATGATCCCAGCACCATTCCTAATTGGGTTATGCAAAGAAAGCACTTTATTGTACTGTATAGACATGGAGCTGCACAGTGACAGTGCTGCCACTTTACAGCTCCAGGATCCCTGGTTTGTTCTTGAGCATGGGAACAAAGTTTCTAtgcatgttctctttgtgtctgcatgggtttcctctgggttctcaagTTTCACCTATACCCTCGCTATGACTCCCATTCCAGTAGGTGAATTAGCTACTCTAAATTAAATACATGTGCATAGTACCCTGCAGTGGACTGGCATCCTATCCAGGGTGTTTTCCTCTCTCTCACCCAGTGTTCTTGGGATAGGCTCGGGATTCACTACAACCTTGACGAGAATAAAGAAGTAACTGAGAATGAATGAGTAAAGATGAAAAAAAGCaagataaataaagaaataaactaGACTATATACTAATTAGAAAATCTTCATTCCAATTCAAAAACAAGCAAATGAacattttggacacaatatgAATGGGCACTTGAGATTTAATTGGGCCTGTTCCAATGCATTGTCCCCTTTGCTTGTTAAAATCAAGTATTTCCAAGAAAATAATGTGTAGGGAAATATTGAAGCAATGGGGTGGCATATAGTACCTCATAAAAGTGTAGGATTATCAGTTTGCATGGTGATACAAATGAATGACATGCCATATTTAttaaacttttattccattttccaAAAAAAGTAAACACATGGTGATGAAGTTGATGTATTGAGCTTTAAAATTCCATACACTGAAGGTCACTCATGCACAATACACAGAATATATGACCAACCTCATATAAAAATAGTAATATTTTCACAATGTACTTTGTGGAGTGTTACGTCCACATTGTAACATCCAATATTGTAGGTAGACTGAGAAAAATACTTTGTCCTATTGATTGTCAGGtatgcgagggaggcggatgtaagtgcagaacttTCAGTTTAATGATGAGTGCAGTGATATACAAAgtgcaaaaccacacacacacacacacacacacacacacacacacacacacacacacacacacacacacacaatccaaaaaatggcaggctagatcaaaaacgtgATAACGGGCAAAAGGgtcgggtgaggcacaaacaggatatcagaggcaaatctAGAACAGgaatgagaaacaggcacaagaatcGAGAAAGAGGCCATCAAgaacacgggtagaaaggctcggtaatgtgtacttGCCTATCGTTGTACTTCACGATGCAAatacatcagcacagtccttaaataggcaaacacatagttccttaattgagctcaggtgtgccttgttcacggcgcgcatgctggagtccactcggcgtgCACACAGCCCAAGGCACACACTTTCAGGTGCACGTGACAcagtgcacaggactgacagaactccctcccaaagagctcccactgggagcaaaaatccatcatacttggccccagtgggggttcgggctcaggacacaacttgggttcttggctaggagtaggcttgagcttgggacttgacttgggctctgggcCAGAATCATGCTCAGACTCCAGACTTGGCCTGGATCTTGGACTTAGCTTGGATCCGGAACTGAAGGTGGACTCAAGTTCTGGGTTGGATTTGAGCTCTGGCGATGActtgagctttgggctgg
It encodes:
- the LOC132894791 gene encoding general transcription factor II-I repeat domain-containing protein 2A-like encodes the protein MVHRTFDTDFPPSTELRKRKVRELKSQLLGQQSLFTRPTSKAKAATEASFRVSRTIIRHKKCFQDGVMVKEAFIEASDALFKDFKNKTEIMSAVKAVQLTGNTVTRRCEMMGDNLVQQLAKDIDCCECFSLQMDESTDITDKAQLCIFIRMVHDMTAKEELLAVLHMNAHTRGEDIFQIFKNFIDKTKIPVCKLVSITTDGAPAMTGRRNGFVAKCREDEAFPDFLSYHCIIHQQALCAKMLNMKEIMDVATKVACSIRAKSLQRRLFRLQLEEADSDHTGLLLHTDVRWLSRGKFLQRFRDLLPEIKQFLQEKKHAEYEQLNDDRWLLDLAFLTDLSNMLNELNVELQGKEKLVINMISTVNAFKGKLKLLSSKIQRNDLGNFSNLASELNNQGKDSTEFDSACYAEQIDTVLSDFDRRFQDFALLEPVAMFMCFPFREDAEVDVLASKISTMFQLSSAEVEDEILTLQADINLKSRANEQFWSLLTEEKYPNMRKCATSLTAMFGSTYLCESAFSHMKIIKSKYRSTLTDDHLEACLRLAISSYIPDYASLVDSIQCKSSSE